One Alteromonas sp. KC3 DNA segment encodes these proteins:
- a CDS encoding putative bifunctional diguanylate cyclase/phosphodiesterase produces MSGKSTYTEKQFAVLQRRLKRQRVARESAEAILTQKSLDMYNMLQQSKLAQKNLELALWASQESFWSWQAETDVMEIRSFSLHSESVSTWSGTLIQLMRRVHEDDMENLQFHWTMALHGNRERIEFSFRLKLDRDYQWVRLRGRVLRRGLAGEALHIVGTTKDITQQRKAEQSFHLMASAFASSREPMLVLTPNLIITECNEAFIELLGAGTKEQCLGVNFNELLTEEKVDQTRLVDEKQVRFESKVVTQKGEGKVVDVSLALFDTFQQASSYLIATMRDISDKKRSEIRLRQLALHDDLTGLANRNALREAVTKYANESQHFLLVFVDLDGFKAINDNAGHERGDAELQRIGALLTGMFGPIGEVGRWGGDEFIVVLPEQDIDSVVEKSQQLIKQIEEDVIYAKNTEMRLSASIGIAQYPEHSDSIESLIQCADAAMYQAKELGKGQAFVYEPGLYESMTQQISMANDLRRAVENHLLDFYIQGKYASNGELKGGEVLCRWISGLHGVVSPTVFIPIAEEQKLDRAIGLQALESACDYISIMESQQGEAIPMSVNITANQLLDSNFPDEAVHICSLSHVSPECIELELTESAFIRDEKQALRALTELRERGFKLSLDDFGTGFSSLSYLRSFQFEVVKVDRSLVQGIHKDSKANALFLGLVAMLKSLQIDVVVEGVELESYLPFIEQADVHLMQGFYFDKPMPYDQFLARHTHDPSR; encoded by the coding sequence ATGTCAGGCAAATCGACTTACACAGAAAAGCAATTTGCCGTTTTGCAAAGGCGGTTAAAACGTCAACGTGTTGCACGGGAGTCAGCGGAAGCTATTCTGACCCAAAAAAGTCTAGACATGTACAACATGCTACAGCAAAGCAAGCTTGCCCAGAAGAACCTCGAGCTTGCACTGTGGGCGTCACAAGAGTCATTTTGGAGTTGGCAAGCTGAAACGGATGTGATGGAAATCCGTTCTTTTTCGCTACATTCTGAAAGCGTTTCAACGTGGTCAGGTACGCTTATTCAGTTAATGCGGCGCGTGCATGAAGACGATATGGAGAATTTGCAGTTTCATTGGACCATGGCACTGCACGGTAATCGTGAGCGCATTGAGTTTTCATTTCGCTTAAAACTAGATCGTGACTACCAGTGGGTACGTTTAAGGGGGCGCGTGCTTCGACGAGGATTAGCAGGAGAAGCACTTCATATTGTTGGTACCACAAAAGATATCACTCAACAGCGAAAAGCAGAACAATCGTTTCATTTGATGGCCTCTGCGTTTGCCAGTTCTAGAGAGCCTATGTTGGTACTGACTCCCAACTTGATAATAACGGAGTGCAATGAAGCGTTTATTGAGTTGCTAGGTGCAGGTACAAAAGAGCAATGTTTAGGTGTAAATTTCAACGAACTATTAACCGAAGAGAAGGTTGATCAAACGCGGTTGGTAGACGAAAAGCAGGTTCGCTTCGAGTCGAAAGTTGTCACTCAAAAAGGTGAAGGCAAGGTGGTGGATGTTTCACTGGCGCTATTTGACACGTTTCAGCAGGCCTCTTCCTACCTTATCGCGACAATGCGCGATATAAGCGATAAGAAACGCAGCGAAATTCGCTTGCGCCAACTGGCACTGCACGACGATTTAACCGGGCTTGCTAATCGAAACGCGTTGCGTGAAGCGGTGACAAAATATGCGAATGAATCGCAGCACTTTCTACTTGTTTTTGTCGACTTAGACGGTTTTAAAGCGATTAACGACAATGCGGGACACGAACGCGGTGATGCCGAGCTACAACGCATTGGTGCTTTACTCACGGGAATGTTCGGCCCAATTGGTGAAGTAGGACGTTGGGGCGGTGATGAGTTCATTGTGGTATTGCCTGAACAAGACATTGATAGTGTTGTTGAAAAGTCACAGCAATTGATTAAGCAAATAGAAGAAGACGTTATCTACGCGAAAAACACGGAAATGCGTTTATCTGCAAGCATTGGAATAGCGCAGTACCCTGAGCATAGCGACAGTATAGAAAGCTTAATTCAATGCGCCGATGCGGCCATGTATCAAGCAAAAGAGCTTGGTAAAGGGCAAGCGTTTGTATACGAACCTGGGTTATATGAAAGTATGACTCAGCAAATCAGCATGGCCAATGACTTACGACGCGCTGTTGAAAATCACTTGCTCGATTTTTATATCCAAGGCAAGTATGCATCAAATGGTGAACTAAAAGGGGGAGAGGTACTGTGTCGATGGATATCAGGATTACACGGCGTGGTTTCCCCCACCGTTTTTATTCCGATAGCAGAAGAACAGAAACTCGACCGCGCCATAGGCTTGCAAGCGTTAGAGTCTGCTTGTGATTATATTTCCATTATGGAATCACAGCAGGGCGAAGCTATTCCCATGTCGGTAAACATCACAGCCAATCAGTTGCTAGATTCAAACTTTCCTGATGAAGCTGTGCATATTTGTTCGCTAAGTCATGTTTCTCCTGAGTGCATCGAACTGGAATTAACAGAATCGGCATTTATTCGCGATGAAAAGCAGGCGCTTCGCGCATTAACCGAACTACGAGAGAGGGGGTTTAAGTTATCACTTGATGACTTTGGAACCGGATTTTCGTCGTTGAGCTATTTACGTAGCTTTCAATTTGAAGTGGTGAAAGTAGATAGAAGCTTGGTGCAAGGTATTCACAAAGACAGCAAGGCAAATGCATTGTTTTTAGGGTTAGTTGCGATGCTTAAAAGCTTGCAAATTGATGTGGTCGTTGAAGGTGTGGAACTTGAATCTTACTTACCGTTTATTGAACAAGCCGACGTGCATTTGATGCAAGGTTTTTATTTTGACAAACCTATGCCTTACGATCAGTTTCTTGCTCGTCACACTCACGATCCGTCACGTTAA
- a CDS encoding DUF1338 domain-containing protein has protein sequence MHSSIDTLFSNMWDDYVTITPSAHKIHALLAGEENTNDIVNDHVAFRTFALDKTRLDKLAAHFLALGYEAKGDYDFEAKKLTAKHFEHPDDTKPKVFISELRVNELSEDAQAIIKRMVEQMPAEVVEADNFLYSGKHWDVTKAEYDTLLNESEYAAWMAAWGFRANHFTVSVNHLTRTNELEDVNTLLKEAGFVLNTSGGEIKGGPDVFLAQSSTMADRADVVFSDETVSIPSCFYEFAQRYDMPNGERYQGFVAASADKIFESTNAK, from the coding sequence ATGCATAGCAGCATCGATACGTTGTTTAGCAACATGTGGGACGATTACGTGACTATCACTCCTTCTGCGCACAAAATTCACGCGCTGTTAGCTGGAGAAGAAAACACGAACGACATCGTTAACGACCATGTTGCGTTTAGAACATTTGCGCTTGATAAAACGCGTCTAGACAAGCTCGCGGCACATTTTCTTGCATTGGGCTACGAAGCGAAAGGCGACTATGACTTTGAAGCCAAAAAGCTAACGGCAAAGCATTTTGAACATCCAGACGATACCAAGCCTAAAGTATTTATCAGTGAGTTACGTGTAAACGAACTATCAGAAGATGCGCAAGCCATTATCAAAAGAATGGTCGAACAAATGCCAGCTGAAGTGGTTGAAGCAGATAACTTTTTGTACTCAGGCAAGCATTGGGACGTGACAAAAGCAGAATATGATACCCTGCTTAACGAGTCTGAATATGCGGCGTGGATGGCGGCATGGGGATTCCGTGCGAACCACTTTACGGTAAGTGTAAACCATCTTACTCGTACCAACGAGCTTGAAGACGTTAATACCCTATTGAAAGAAGCAGGCTTTGTGCTTAATACATCAGGCGGCGAAATCAAAGGTGGTCCAGACGTTTTCTTAGCACAGTCGTCTACCATGGCTGATCGCGCTGACGTCGTCTTCAGTGACGAAACGGTATCAATTCCAAGTTGCTTCTATGAATTTGCACAGCGCTACGACATGCCAAATGGTGAGCGTTACCAAGGTTTCGTGGCTGCCTCTGCAGACAAGATCTTTGAAAGCACTAACGCCAAATAA
- the astD gene encoding succinylglutamate-semialdehyde dehydrogenase gives MLHTHFINGEWVAGQGHDLKSIDPAKNEVIWEGKSATATQIDNAINAARAALPAWSMKTVEERLEIIKVYGTKLEEAKAHLAKVMAKETGKPEWETATEVGAMIGKIGISEKAYFERTGNVENPMPVGKAFIRHKPHGVVAVFGPYNFPGHLPNGHIVPALIAGNTVVFKPSDLTPMVAQEMVKLWDAAGLPAGVLNLVQGEVETGKALASHNDIDGLFFTGSSRTGKILHEQFAGHPGKILALEMGGNNPLIVKDVADVDAAVHDIVQSAFITSGQRCTCARRLFLPADAQGDAILARLIEVTKNIKVGDYDAEDQPFMGAMISSNAAALMVKAQQELENLGGKVLVRLEQKVENKGFATPGIIDVTDMLSSLPDEEHFGPLLKVIRYTDFDAAIEEANNTSFGLSAGLLGDNEEDYRYFFARIRAGIVNWNRPITGASSAAPFGGVGDSGNHRASAFYAADYCAYPVASVELEKVTMPGALSPGLTM, from the coding sequence ATGCTACATACACATTTTATAAACGGTGAATGGGTTGCCGGACAAGGTCATGACCTTAAGTCAATTGACCCAGCTAAGAACGAAGTAATTTGGGAAGGCAAGTCTGCTACTGCCACCCAAATTGACAATGCGATTAATGCAGCGCGTGCCGCATTACCTGCGTGGAGCATGAAAACCGTAGAAGAGCGCCTTGAAATCATCAAGGTATACGGCACCAAGCTTGAAGAAGCGAAAGCGCACCTTGCAAAAGTGATGGCTAAGGAAACAGGCAAGCCTGAATGGGAAACGGCCACCGAAGTGGGCGCCATGATAGGTAAAATCGGCATCTCAGAAAAAGCGTATTTTGAGCGTACCGGTAATGTTGAAAACCCCATGCCTGTGGGCAAAGCATTTATTCGCCATAAACCGCATGGCGTGGTGGCGGTATTTGGTCCTTACAACTTCCCAGGTCATCTTCCTAATGGGCACATTGTACCTGCACTGATTGCAGGCAACACCGTTGTATTTAAACCAAGCGACCTAACCCCAATGGTTGCGCAAGAGATGGTTAAACTATGGGACGCGGCAGGTCTACCGGCCGGTGTGCTTAACCTAGTACAGGGTGAAGTTGAAACGGGCAAAGCGCTTGCTTCTCACAATGACATCGACGGTCTATTTTTCACCGGTAGTTCGCGCACGGGTAAAATCTTGCACGAACAATTTGCAGGTCACCCCGGCAAAATTTTAGCCCTTGAAATGGGTGGCAATAACCCACTAATCGTTAAAGATGTAGCAGATGTTGATGCAGCGGTACATGATATCGTGCAATCTGCATTTATTACTTCAGGTCAGCGCTGCACTTGCGCACGTCGCCTGTTTTTACCTGCAGACGCACAAGGCGACGCAATACTTGCACGTTTAATTGAAGTTACTAAAAACATCAAAGTTGGCGATTACGACGCTGAAGATCAGCCATTTATGGGTGCAATGATTTCAAGTAATGCTGCTGCGCTAATGGTAAAGGCTCAACAAGAGCTAGAAAACCTTGGCGGTAAGGTATTAGTTCGCTTAGAACAAAAAGTCGAGAACAAAGGGTTCGCAACTCCGGGGATTATCGATGTGACGGACATGCTGTCTTCGCTACCTGATGAAGAGCACTTTGGCCCACTACTTAAAGTCATTCGTTATACCGACTTTGACGCAGCCATTGAAGAAGCGAACAATACCAGCTTCGGTCTTTCAGCGGGTCTGTTAGGCGACAACGAAGAAGACTATCGTTATTTCTTTGCGCGTATTCGCGCAGGAATTGTTAACTGGAACCGCCCAATTACGGGTGCCAGCAGTGCCGCACCATTTGGTGGCGTGGGCGATAGCGGTAACCACCGCGCCAGTGCATTCTACGCGGCAGATTACTGTGCGTATCCAGTCGCTTCTGTGGAACTTGAAAAAGTTACCATGCCTGGAGCGTTAAGCCCTGGTTTAACAATGTAA
- the astA gene encoding arginine N-succinyltransferase — protein sequence MNIIRPITKADYNALKEIAVESGIGFTSLPVNDELLQRKIDRAETAFNKANVTEPGDESYLFVMEDTTTGQVVGTTGIEAAVGIDDAFYHYHLSKVVHASRELNIHNTVDILTFCNDYTGVTEICTLFLREQARGGINGRFLSKVRFLFMMEHRERFSETVIAEMRGVSDEEGRSPFWEWLETHFFSLDFPTADYLTGIGNKVFIAELMPKYPIYVNLLSKEAQDVIGEVHEKTRPALQLLEEEGFSCRGYVDIFDAGPTVEANLSHIRTAQSSLKLPVVIDDSAAAQGQTHYIINTSISDFRAVATEMTVSEEQNVAVLSRQAAAALNVKEGEEVRFAPVTFRD from the coding sequence ATGAATATCATTCGCCCTATCACAAAAGCAGATTATAACGCGCTGAAAGAGATAGCTGTCGAGTCGGGCATAGGCTTTACGTCTTTGCCCGTTAACGACGAGTTACTACAACGCAAAATTGATCGTGCCGAAACTGCGTTTAACAAAGCAAACGTTACCGAGCCTGGCGATGAGTCATACTTGTTTGTAATGGAAGATACCACCACCGGCCAGGTGGTCGGTACGACAGGTATTGAGGCTGCCGTTGGCATAGATGATGCGTTTTATCATTACCACTTGAGCAAAGTGGTACATGCATCGCGTGAGCTTAACATCCATAACACAGTGGATATCCTTACTTTCTGTAACGATTACACTGGCGTAACAGAGATTTGTACACTGTTCCTTCGCGAGCAGGCACGTGGCGGCATTAACGGACGCTTTCTATCAAAAGTACGCTTCTTGTTCATGATGGAACACCGCGAGCGTTTCTCTGAGACCGTTATTGCAGAAATGCGTGGTGTAAGTGACGAAGAAGGTCGCTCACCATTTTGGGAATGGCTTGAAACGCATTTCTTCTCGTTGGATTTTCCAACTGCTGATTACTTAACGGGTATTGGCAACAAGGTATTTATTGCCGAGCTTATGCCTAAATATCCTATCTATGTGAACTTACTCAGTAAGGAAGCACAAGATGTGATTGGAGAGGTGCACGAGAAAACACGCCCCGCATTACAGCTTCTTGAAGAAGAAGGCTTTTCATGTCGCGGTTACGTAGACATTTTTGATGCAGGGCCGACGGTAGAAGCAAACCTTAGCCATATTCGAACGGCACAATCGAGTTTAAAACTACCTGTGGTTATTGATGACAGTGCAGCGGCCCAAGGCCAAACGCATTATATAATCAACACCTCAATTTCTGATTTTCGCGCCGTAGCCACCGAGATGACAGTAAGCGAAGAGCAAAACGTTGCTGTATTGTCTCGCCAAGCTGCTGCGGCACTTAACGTTAAAGAAGGTGAAGAAGTTCGCTTTGCACCTGTAACGTTTAGAGACTAA
- a CDS encoding aspartate aminotransferase family protein, translating to MNVTRATFDDVMVPNYNPAGMVPVRGEGSRVWDQDGAEYIDFAGGIAVNVLGHCHPELVKALTEQGSKLWHLSNVFTNEPALRLAKKLTDATFAEKVYFANSGAEANEAALKLARRFALDNFGEEKNQIIAFNKGFHGRTFFTVTVGGQAAYSDGFGPKPGAVDHCDYNDLAAFEAMISDKTCAVMMEPLQGEGGIIPPDADFVKGVRELCDKHNALLIFDEVQSGVGRTGHLYAYMGLGVTPDILTTAKSLGGGFPIGAMLTTTKIGAHLKAGTHGSTYGGNPLACAVAEKAFDIVNTPEVMEGVLKKEALFRELLGAINDKYNVFEEVRGQGMLLGCALNEKYQGRARDFMMAATKENLMCLVAGMNVVRFAPSLVIPDEDIKEGLARFERAVAAVVNAE from the coding sequence ATGAACGTAACTCGCGCTACATTTGATGATGTAATGGTTCCTAACTATAACCCGGCAGGTATGGTACCCGTTCGTGGTGAAGGTTCGCGTGTTTGGGATCAAGATGGTGCTGAGTACATCGACTTTGCAGGCGGTATTGCAGTAAACGTTTTAGGTCACTGCCACCCAGAGCTAGTGAAAGCATTAACCGAGCAAGGCAGCAAACTATGGCATTTAAGTAACGTATTTACTAATGAGCCAGCACTTCGCCTTGCTAAGAAGCTGACAGATGCGACGTTTGCAGAGAAGGTTTACTTTGCAAACTCAGGTGCAGAAGCAAACGAAGCTGCACTTAAACTTGCGCGCCGCTTCGCATTAGATAATTTCGGCGAAGAGAAAAACCAAATTATTGCTTTCAATAAAGGCTTCCATGGCCGTACATTCTTTACCGTAACGGTAGGTGGTCAAGCGGCTTACTCTGACGGTTTCGGTCCTAAGCCAGGTGCAGTAGATCACTGTGATTACAACGACCTTGCTGCCTTTGAAGCAATGATTTCTGACAAAACTTGTGCGGTAATGATGGAGCCGCTGCAAGGTGAAGGCGGTATCATTCCACCAGATGCTGACTTTGTAAAAGGCGTACGCGAGCTTTGTGACAAGCACAACGCACTACTTATTTTTGACGAAGTACAATCAGGTGTTGGCCGTACCGGTCACCTGTATGCATACATGGGTCTTGGTGTAACACCAGATATTCTGACTACAGCTAAGTCACTTGGCGGTGGTTTCCCAATTGGTGCAATGCTAACCACAACTAAAATTGGCGCGCATCTGAAGGCAGGTACACACGGAAGCACATACGGCGGTAACCCACTAGCGTGTGCTGTGGCAGAAAAAGCATTTGATATTGTTAACACACCAGAAGTTATGGAAGGTGTTCTTAAGAAAGAAGCACTGTTCCGTGAATTGCTTGGAGCGATTAACGATAAGTACAATGTTTTTGAAGAAGTTCGTGGTCAAGGGATGCTTCTTGGTTGCGCGCTAAATGAAAAATATCAAGGTCGTGCACGCGACTTTATGATGGCGGCAACAAAAGAGAATCTAATGTGTCTTGTTGCTGGCATGAACGTTGTTCGTTTCGCGCCATCACTGGTAATTCCAGATGAAGACATCAAAGAAGGTCTTGCACGTTTCGAACGCGCGGTAGCTGCCGTTGTAAACGCCGAATAA
- a CDS encoding HDOD domain-containing protein: MTIGASMPPTIDDRFENMIVSPERVFEMLGRRRVGEVTYEQSEQGDARRRLLHVEKVAIENKRLQQKSEASYVESINHQLHEILLGEMTEYLSHTAELCQATLSIPENMGELLDALSVRACTISKLEPIAASMPWLYDDLIAVVNTPRFRRKDSRGRIIVVETLRTALSFLGIENLRLLIPYFVLKRALPQVTDPYPQIKQKYLAYATGVALTAKHLAGETGLNKNEAYTLGILSNLGRCAVTRLYFKLFDKIQMHLLQECQKDKEQKRHAALLKITPSANHLIALQQEFADSVTADIFAHMQMTRLRLADAMRLCADNAPVERKTLSKTLHQARTYAQVRMLHQLKLVEMKEIKPLFSEQKYPTGSLEVLKSIDVFTLPLVKNEAH, translated from the coding sequence ATGACGATTGGGGCTTCAATGCCACCTACAATCGATGATCGTTTTGAAAATATGATTGTCTCCCCTGAGCGTGTTTTTGAAATGCTTGGGCGTCGTCGTGTCGGTGAAGTCACCTATGAGCAATCTGAGCAAGGCGATGCACGCCGTCGTCTCTTACATGTAGAAAAAGTTGCTATCGAGAACAAACGGCTTCAACAAAAATCAGAAGCGAGTTACGTCGAGAGTATAAATCATCAACTACATGAAATACTCCTTGGAGAAATGACTGAGTATTTGAGTCACACAGCCGAGTTATGCCAAGCGACCCTTTCCATACCAGAAAATATGGGTGAGTTGCTCGATGCATTATCGGTAAGGGCATGCACTATTTCGAAGCTAGAACCCATCGCCGCTAGCATGCCGTGGCTTTATGACGATCTCATTGCAGTGGTAAATACTCCGCGTTTTCGCCGCAAGGACTCTCGTGGGCGCATTATTGTGGTAGAAACGTTAAGAACAGCACTGAGTTTCTTGGGCATAGAGAACTTAAGGCTGTTAATCCCCTACTTCGTTCTTAAGCGTGCGTTACCTCAAGTGACCGACCCATACCCTCAAATAAAGCAAAAGTACCTAGCCTATGCCACTGGCGTTGCACTAACCGCAAAGCATTTGGCCGGTGAAACAGGCTTAAATAAGAATGAAGCCTATACACTGGGTATACTCAGCAATTTGGGTCGCTGTGCGGTCACTCGTTTGTACTTTAAACTTTTCGACAAAATACAAATGCATTTGCTACAAGAATGTCAAAAAGATAAAGAGCAGAAACGTCACGCTGCGCTACTTAAAATTACACCTTCTGCAAATCACTTAATAGCACTACAGCAAGAGTTTGCCGACTCGGTTACCGCAGACATTTTTGCGCATATGCAAATGACACGGTTACGCTTAGCTGACGCTATGCGATTATGTGCAGACAATGCGCCAGTGGAACGAAAAACGCTTAGTAAAACGCTTCATCAAGCTCGCACTTATGCGCAAGTACGTATGCTGCATCAACTCAAACTGGTTGAAATGAAAGAAATTAAACCACTTTTTAGCGAGCAGAAATACCCAACTGGAAGCCTTGAAGTGTTAAAATCTATTGACGTTTTCACCCTCCCTTTGGTGAAAAACGAAGCTCATTAG
- a CDS encoding anthranilate synthase component II, which produces MLLLIDNFDSFTHNLARYYTELGADVEVIRNNALSLADIEHLSPSQLVISPGPCTPNEAGISLAAIQHFAGKLPIMGVCLGHQAIGQVFGAKVVGAKEIKHGKVSALQHSNQGLFAGLPERFDVTRYHSLVLEPNTLPSTLRVDAWCETACGQREIMAISHTQYPIWGVQYHPESLLTQHGHDVLHAFLKQPAVSLK; this is translated from the coding sequence GTGTTGCTGTTAATTGACAACTTTGATTCGTTCACGCATAACCTGGCGCGGTACTACACAGAACTAGGTGCTGATGTTGAAGTGATACGCAATAATGCGTTATCACTTGCCGATATTGAGCACCTATCGCCCTCACAGCTTGTTATTTCTCCGGGCCCTTGTACACCTAATGAAGCAGGTATTAGCCTTGCTGCCATCCAACATTTTGCTGGAAAGCTCCCTATTATGGGAGTGTGCCTCGGCCACCAAGCGATTGGGCAGGTATTTGGCGCAAAAGTGGTAGGCGCTAAGGAAATAAAGCATGGAAAAGTATCTGCGCTTCAACATTCAAATCAAGGACTGTTTGCCGGCCTTCCAGAACGCTTCGATGTCACTCGCTACCACTCACTCGTACTGGAGCCCAATACACTTCCTTCGACACTGCGTGTAGACGCTTGGTGCGAAACCGCCTGTGGTCAAAGGGAAATTATGGCTATTTCACACACCCAATATCCTATTTGGGGTGTACAATACCACCCAGAATCGCTGTTAACCCAGCATGGCCATGACGTTTTGCATGCATTTTTAAAACAGCCGGCGGTTTCTCTTAAGTAA
- the trpS gene encoding tryptophan--tRNA ligase, whose amino-acid sequence MSNKPVVLSGCQPSGQLTLGNYMGALKQWVSMQDDHDCLYMIVDLHAITVRQDPKLLGEACLDGLALYLACGIDPQKSTIFMQSHVPEHAQLSWVLNCYAQMGELNRMTQFKDKSAKNENNINVGLYSYPVLQAADILLYQADKVPVGEDQKQHLELTRDIATRVNNLYGDVFRLPDPYIPDFGARIMSLQEPEKKMSKSDTNPNNFIGLLEEPKKLTKKIKRAVTDSDEQANIYFNPTEKPGVSNLLTLLSLSTGKPVKELEPEYTDKMYGHLKGDVAEAVVSLLEPIQQRYAEIRADRAYLDEVMRQGAEKASARAAQTLKKVYDAVGFIPKP is encoded by the coding sequence ATGAGTAATAAACCCGTTGTATTAAGTGGCTGTCAGCCTTCTGGACAACTTACCCTTGGCAACTATATGGGTGCACTTAAACAGTGGGTTTCCATGCAAGACGATCACGATTGTCTTTATATGATTGTAGATCTTCATGCAATTACTGTAAGACAAGATCCTAAATTACTCGGCGAAGCCTGTCTTGACGGCTTAGCACTTTACCTTGCTTGTGGTATCGACCCGCAAAAAAGCACTATTTTTATGCAATCACATGTCCCTGAGCATGCACAGCTTTCGTGGGTACTGAACTGCTATGCGCAAATGGGCGAGCTTAACCGCATGACTCAATTCAAAGATAAGTCGGCGAAAAATGAAAACAATATTAACGTAGGCTTATACAGCTATCCGGTTTTGCAAGCTGCTGATATTTTGCTTTACCAAGCAGATAAAGTACCAGTAGGAGAAGACCAGAAACAGCACCTTGAACTTACTCGTGACATTGCTACACGCGTGAATAATTTATACGGTGATGTATTCCGCCTACCTGATCCTTACATTCCAGATTTTGGTGCTCGCATCATGAGCTTGCAAGAGCCTGAAAAGAAGATGTCAAAGTCTGATACCAACCCTAATAACTTCATTGGTCTTCTAGAAGAGCCTAAAAAGCTGACTAAAAAGATAAAGCGTGCAGTCACTGACTCTGACGAGCAAGCAAACATCTACTTTAACCCAACAGAAAAACCTGGGGTTTCTAACTTGCTTACGCTGCTGTCTTTATCAACCGGGAAACCTGTGAAAGAGCTTGAGCCAGAGTACACTGATAAAATGTACGGCCATTTAAAAGGCGATGTGGCCGAAGCGGTTGTTTCGCTTTTAGAGCCTATTCAGCAGCGCTATGCCGAAATTCGTGCAGACCGCGCTTATCTTGACGAAGTCATGCGCCAAGGTGCAGAAAAAGCCAGCGCGCGCGCCGCACAAACCCTTAAGAAGGTCTACGACGCTGTTGGGTTTATTCCAAAGCCGTAA
- the rpe gene encoding ribulose-phosphate 3-epimerase: protein MKPFLIAPSILSADFARLGEDVEAVLKAGADVVHFDVMDNHYVPNLTFGPMICEALRNYGISAPIDVHLMVKPVDDLIEKFAKAGASYISFHPEASEHIDRSLQLIIDSGCKPGLVFNPATPLHYLDHVMDKLHHILIMSVNPGFGGQKFIPSTLDKVRAVKQRVKESGYDIRIEIDGGVKVDNIRDIAEAGADMFVAGSAIFSQDDYSDVIGQMRHELAALSKA from the coding sequence ATGAAACCATTTTTGATAGCCCCTTCCATATTGTCAGCCGACTTTGCTCGACTGGGCGAAGACGTAGAAGCAGTATTAAAAGCGGGAGCAGATGTGGTGCACTTTGATGTCATGGATAACCACTATGTGCCCAACCTCACCTTTGGACCAATGATTTGTGAAGCACTGCGCAACTATGGAATAAGTGCGCCAATCGACGTTCACTTGATGGTGAAACCGGTCGATGATCTCATTGAAAAATTTGCTAAGGCTGGTGCGAGCTATATCAGCTTTCACCCAGAGGCATCTGAACATATAGATCGTTCACTCCAGCTAATTATTGATTCGGGTTGCAAACCAGGTTTGGTATTTAACCCCGCTACGCCGCTACATTACCTTGATCACGTTATGGATAAGCTACACCACATCCTAATAATGTCGGTTAACCCTGGGTTCGGCGGGCAGAAATTTATTCCCAGCACCCTCGATAAAGTGCGAGCCGTTAAACAGCGAGTTAAAGAAAGTGGCTACGACATTCGAATAGAAATTGACGGTGGCGTAAAAGTAGATAACATTCGCGACATAGCTGAAGCGGGTGCAGACATGTTTGTAGCAGGCTCAGCCATTTTTTCTCAAGATGACTATAGCGACGTTATTGGCCAAATGCGCCACGAACTCGCGGCATTATCAAAAGCATAA